A genomic segment from Odocoileus virginianus isolate 20LAN1187 ecotype Illinois unplaced genomic scaffold, Ovbor_1.2 Unplaced_Contig_19, whole genome shotgun sequence encodes:
- the FOXQ1 gene encoding forkhead box protein Q1, which yields MKLEVFGPRAGLGDKPGNDLEGAGGSDAPSPLSAAGDDSLGSDGDCAANSPAAGGGERRAGGGPGAEEAGAAGAAGAAAAAGPGAGGAGSGGAGGGEGARGKPYTRRPKPPYSYIALIAMAIRDSAGGRLTLAEINEYLMGKFPFFRGSYTGWRNSVRHNLSLNDCFVKVLRDPSRPWGKDNYWMLNPNSEYTFADGVFRRRRKRLSHRAAAPGPALRPPDGAPPPPAPAAPVPAPASPRAHSPARPEGRASPAGRFSGPFAIDSILSKPFRSRRAGDAGPGARPPWSAAPCPPPPPAYPALLQAAPAGALLPLCAFGAAEPPGLLARGAEVPPLLLAPLASPAPAKPLRGPAAGAHLYCPVRLPDALLAASARAPGPLLPGRPETLLA from the coding sequence ATGAAGCTGGAGGTGTTCGGGCCCCGCGCGGGTCTCGGGGACAAGCCGGGGAATGATCTGGAGGGTGCGGGCGGCAGCGACGCGCCGTCTCCGCTATCGGCCGCGGGCGACGACTCCCTGGGCTCGGACGGGGACTGCGCGGCCAACAGCCCGGCGGCAGGCGGCGGCGAGCGGAGAGCGGGCGGCGGGCCGGGCGCTGAGGAGGCGGGCGCCGCCGGCGCTGCgggggccgcggcggcggcggggcccggAGCCGGGGGCGCAGGCTCggggggcgcgggcggcggcgagGGCGCGCGCGGCAAGCCGTACACCCGGCGGCCCAAGCCCCCGTATTCGTACATCGCGCTCATCGCAATGGCCATCCGCGACTCGGCGGGCGGGCGCCTGACCCTGGCCGAGATCAACGAGTACCTCATGGGCAAGTTCCCGTTCTTCCGCGGCAGCTACACCGGCTGGCGCAACTCCGTGCGCCACAACCTCTCGCTTAACGACTGCTTCGTCAAGGTGCTTCGCGACCCCTCGCGGCCCTGGGGCAAGGACAACTACTGGATGCTGAACCCCAACAGCGAGTACACCTTCGCCGACGGGGTCTTCCGCCGCCGTCGCAAGCGCCTCAGCCACCGGGCAGCGGCCCCGGGCCCCGCGCTCCGGCCCCCGGACGGCGCGCCCCCGCCGCCCGCGCCCGCCGCCCCGGTCCCGGCCCCGGCTTCGCCCCGCGCGCACTCGCCCGCCCGCCCGGAGGGGCGCGCCAGCCCGGCGGGCAGATTCTCCGGCCCCTTCGCCATCGACAGCATCCTCAGCAAACCCTTCCGCAGCCGCCGCGCCGGGGACGCGGGCCCCGGGGCGCGCCCTCCGTGGAGCGCGGCGCCTTGCCCGCCGCCTCCGCCCGCCTACCCGGCGCTGCTCCAGGCCGCGCCCGCCGGGGCCCTGCTGCCACTCTGCGCGTTTGGAGCGGCCGAGCCGCCGGGGCTGCTAGCGCGCGGGGCCGAGGTGCCGCCCCTCCTCCTAGCGCCCCTGGCCTCCCCGGCCCCGGCCAAGCCGCTCCGAGGCCCGGCCGCCGGTGCGCACCTGTACTGCCCCGTGCGGCTACCCGACGCCCTGCTCGCGGCCTCGGCCCGCGCGCCCGGCCCGCTCCTGCCTGGTCGGCCTGAGACGCTCCTGGCGTGA